A stretch of Ferroacidibacillus organovorans DNA encodes these proteins:
- a CDS encoding PepSY domain-containing protein translates to MQNTSRAKRTLLHMAASISAIAVLSATTALPSFAETERHVHFGREHHVTESSVQVPQESVNQAMQAARDAFNRVLAPFARITPEAAKASALKEVKGSQVQEITLHVMRQNLVYIALLTKPDARYMVIIDAGNGKILGMRQMHMKHHTKHF, encoded by the coding sequence ATGCAGAACACATCCCGCGCAAAACGAACACTTCTACACATGGCGGCAAGCATTTCCGCCATCGCCGTATTGTCTGCTACAACCGCGCTTCCTTCCTTTGCAGAGACGGAGCGACATGTGCACTTTGGACGCGAACACCATGTGACCGAAAGCTCCGTGCAGGTTCCTCAGGAATCAGTCAACCAGGCCATGCAAGCCGCACGCGACGCATTCAACAGGGTCCTAGCTCCGTTTGCACGCATCACCCCTGAAGCGGCCAAAGCGTCGGCATTAAAAGAGGTCAAAGGCAGTCAAGTTCAAGAGATCACACTGCATGTGATGAGACAAAACCTCGTTTACATCGCGTTGTTGACAAAGCCAGATGCGCGCTACATGGTGATCATCGATGCAGGAAACGGCAAGATTCTCGGCATGCGACAAATGCATATGAAACATCACACGAAACACTTTTAG
- the speD gene encoding adenosylmethionine decarboxylase, with product MDTAGRHVIAELWGCNADILNDFHGIERVMVSAALESGAEVREVAFHKFAPQGVSGVVIISESHLTIHSFPEHGYASIDVYTCGDRIDPNVACDLITKALGATRRESVELPRGLGPIVMPNQKVEVLQS from the coding sequence ATGGATACAGCAGGACGTCATGTCATTGCAGAATTATGGGGTTGTAATGCCGATATTTTAAACGACTTTCATGGAATTGAGCGAGTCATGGTCAGTGCGGCGCTCGAATCTGGGGCTGAAGTTCGCGAGGTGGCTTTCCACAAGTTTGCACCGCAAGGTGTGAGCGGTGTGGTGATCATCTCTGAATCGCATCTGACCATTCATAGTTTTCCGGAGCATGGATATGCAAGTATTGATGTCTATACGTGTGGAGATCGCATCGACCCAAACGTAGCGTGTGACTTGATCACAAAAGCGTTGGGGGCGACGCGCCGCGAGTCAGTTGAGTTGCCGCGGGGACTTGGTCCAATTGTGATGCCGAATCAAAAAGTTGAAGTGCTTCAATCGTAG
- a CDS encoding FAD-dependent thymidylate synthase, translated as MENFSVSLVRYTDPDRRSLAHAAAVYLGKPDTDNRKRPINIIKKGDTLAIFRGESARFEFRTSKVVYDHLVTYTTLNMRACGGLRANEATVFIPPAEDDDPVYKELGEAHLKAYRNLVHGIDPQTEDPMQKKRLQAARTVAPMSVQLHYLLDFNLTSLIEAVFPQRIWSPGAQMDTRQVVEAMFKLVREQDTELWDTIYDYYGPEAHAWKRMRMKLKREQPELYEKLMSDYGVMRSMWD; from the coding sequence GTGGAAAACTTTTCGGTATCACTTGTTCGCTATACGGATCCAGACCGCCGGTCTCTCGCGCACGCAGCGGCGGTCTATTTGGGAAAACCGGATACAGATAACCGCAAACGTCCTATCAATATCATAAAAAAAGGCGACACCCTTGCGATTTTTCGGGGGGAGTCGGCGCGGTTTGAGTTTCGCACATCAAAAGTGGTATATGACCACTTGGTGACCTATACGACACTTAATATGCGCGCGTGTGGTGGTCTGAGAGCGAATGAGGCGACCGTGTTCATCCCTCCGGCAGAGGATGATGATCCCGTTTATAAAGAACTCGGAGAGGCGCATCTCAAAGCGTACAGAAACCTCGTTCACGGTATTGATCCGCAAACGGAAGACCCGATGCAAAAGAAGCGTCTGCAGGCGGCGCGCACAGTTGCCCCGATGTCGGTTCAGCTTCACTACTTGTTGGATTTTAATCTGACAAGCTTGATTGAAGCAGTTTTTCCTCAGAGGATCTGGTCCCCGGGCGCACAGATGGATACGCGCCAGGTTGTCGAGGCGATGTTCAAACTCGTGCGTGAACAAGATACAGAACTGTGGGATACCATTTATGACTACTACGGTCCTGAGGCACACGCGTGGAAGCGAATGCGGATGAAATTGAAGCGGGAACAGCCGGAACTTTATGAAAAGCTGATGAGCGACTATGGCGTGATGCGTTCGATGTGGGATTAA
- a CDS encoding zinc metalloprotease HtpX: MNTLKTWMLMTILTVFIVLIGTLFGRGGATIALVVAVAMNGFSYFFSDQVALAMSGAKPVTEREAPTLYAAVRHLSTRAGLPMPRVLIAPSQQPNAFATGRNPKNAAVVVNQGLLDILTERELTGVLAHEMSHIRHHDILVATVAATLAGAITWLAHMLQWGLYFGMGNDRRNQNVFADLVVIILAPIAAAMIQMAISRSREYKADAGAAHLTRDPDALADALAKLGHTSRFGTSNRSAYETPSTAAAAFAHLYIVNPLRGQTLAGLFSTHPPTEERIRRLRLMRIA; this comes from the coding sequence ATGAACACACTCAAGACGTGGATGCTCATGACCATCCTCACCGTATTTATCGTTTTAATCGGCACGCTGTTCGGTCGCGGCGGCGCGACGATCGCACTCGTCGTCGCAGTTGCCATGAATGGTTTCAGCTATTTTTTCAGCGATCAAGTCGCCCTTGCAATGAGCGGTGCAAAACCCGTCACGGAGCGTGAAGCGCCTACCCTCTACGCAGCGGTTCGCCACTTGTCGACGCGGGCGGGATTGCCCATGCCGCGCGTACTGATTGCGCCTTCACAGCAGCCAAACGCTTTTGCGACAGGCAGAAACCCTAAGAACGCAGCCGTCGTCGTAAATCAGGGATTGCTCGACATTTTGACAGAACGCGAACTGACAGGTGTTCTTGCACATGAGATGTCACACATCCGCCATCACGACATCCTCGTGGCAACCGTTGCCGCAACGCTTGCCGGTGCGATTACGTGGCTTGCACACATGCTGCAATGGGGTCTTTACTTTGGTATGGGAAATGACCGACGCAATCAGAATGTCTTTGCCGATCTCGTCGTGATTATCCTCGCACCAATCGCCGCCGCCATGATTCAAATGGCTATTTCACGCTCGCGCGAATATAAGGCTGACGCCGGCGCCGCTCACCTTACGCGCGATCCTGACGCGTTGGCTGACGCTCTGGCAAAGCTTGGGCACACCTCGCGTTTTGGCACGTCAAACCGGTCGGCCTACGAGACGCCTTCAACAGCCGCCGCCGCTTTCGCTCACCTTTACATTGTCAACCCGCTGCGCGGTCAAACCCTGGCTGGACTTTTTAGCACCCATCCCCCTACAGAAGAACGCATTCGCCGTCTTCGCCTGATGCGCATCGCATAA
- a CDS encoding M23 family metallopeptidase, with translation MQYLTVFNPHLASTLEDSAEESVSIHRITFTATSTRMSSKSGVVIMLRVTNRRIRQPSPLVRAAFPGLTSLLVAFPLLCGNLSAYAATDVPHESRRQSLPVHAASDQATQAIPDWYRRASIRNGIPWYLLAGLDVYGATTTKVPPGVVRPKGKPITITGYRFPTTFWQGLFNPVQNDDNPKRIALFEGRGRDGDNDQKALQDDPYDRVEAIAAWLRSGGPTEQDQMNVLWNTLNNPAGVERILALSNVYRKFQTTQLTARCFPLHKRYNYSFRDTWGEGRSFGGRRIHEGTDLFADYGTPVLSTCYGYVELIGWNRLGGWRIGLRSADNQYFYFAHLSAYAKQIKQGAIVRPGQVIGYVGSSGYGKPGTSGKFPPHLHFGVYRDTGTREWAFDPYPLLKQWERKSQVVIYPESKKIKTKH, from the coding sequence GTGCAATATTTGACAGTGTTCAATCCACACCTTGCGAGCACACTAGAGGACAGCGCGGAAGAATCCGTCTCGATTCACCGCATAACCTTTACGGCAACATCCACACGGATGAGCTCGAAGAGCGGGGTGGTCATCATGCTACGCGTCACAAACCGAAGAATAAGGCAGCCGTCCCCTCTCGTTCGCGCTGCTTTTCCTGGACTCACAAGTTTACTTGTAGCTTTTCCACTGCTCTGCGGCAACTTATCGGCATACGCCGCCACCGACGTGCCACACGAATCAAGGCGGCAGTCACTCCCTGTACATGCAGCATCCGACCAAGCGACACAAGCCATTCCGGATTGGTACCGCAGGGCATCCATCCGTAACGGTATTCCCTGGTATCTCCTTGCAGGGCTTGATGTGTACGGCGCAACGACGACAAAAGTGCCTCCTGGCGTCGTGCGACCAAAGGGAAAACCAATCACAATCACCGGTTATCGCTTTCCGACGACATTTTGGCAAGGACTGTTTAATCCTGTACAGAATGATGACAATCCAAAACGGATCGCCCTATTTGAAGGTCGCGGACGTGACGGCGACAACGATCAAAAAGCGCTCCAAGACGACCCATACGACCGTGTCGAAGCGATTGCCGCGTGGCTTCGCAGTGGAGGGCCAACCGAACAGGATCAGATGAACGTTTTGTGGAATACCCTAAATAACCCTGCCGGGGTTGAACGAATTCTCGCTCTGTCCAATGTCTACAGAAAATTCCAGACGACACAGCTAACCGCAAGATGCTTTCCCCTTCACAAGCGATACAACTATTCATTCCGCGATACGTGGGGCGAAGGCAGAAGTTTTGGAGGCAGACGAATCCATGAGGGCACAGATCTTTTTGCAGATTATGGGACACCTGTTCTTAGCACATGCTACGGCTATGTCGAACTGATCGGCTGGAATCGGCTTGGAGGTTGGCGAATTGGCCTGCGATCCGCCGACAATCAATACTTTTACTTCGCACATCTTTCTGCCTATGCAAAACAAATCAAGCAAGGCGCGATCGTTCGCCCAGGCCAGGTGATTGGCTACGTCGGCAGCAGCGGGTATGGAAAGCCAGGCACATCCGGGAAATTTCCACCCCATCTCCATTTTGGCGTGTATCGCGATACAGGAACACGTGAATGGGCCTTTGATCCCTATCCATTACTCAAACAGTGGGAGAGAAAATCACAAGTGGTGATCTATCCCGAATCCAAAAAAATTAAAACCAAACACTGA
- the pstB gene encoding phosphate ABC transporter ATP-binding protein PstB, with amino-acid sequence MGKTVTAENVSAYFGTHRVLNDVSLTMQANQATAIIGPSGCGKSTFVRCINRMHETVPSGKMMGKLFLEGKDIYKMDPVTVRRNIGMVFQRPNPFPTLSIFDNVAVGLRLNGYAKRSVITDQVEKSLRMAALWDEVKDRLQKSSTGLSGGQQQRLCIARALALEPDVLLMDEPASALDPISTLRIEELIEEIKQTYTIVIVTHNMQQAARVADTTAFFLSGEMVEHGPTTQIFTTPRDQRTEDYVTGRFG; translated from the coding sequence ATGGGAAAAACAGTAACTGCAGAGAATGTATCCGCATACTTTGGGACGCATCGTGTATTGAATGACGTATCCCTTACGATGCAGGCCAATCAGGCAACTGCAATTATTGGGCCGTCGGGGTGTGGCAAGTCAACGTTTGTTCGCTGTATCAATCGCATGCATGAGACGGTTCCTTCTGGAAAAATGATGGGGAAACTTTTTCTGGAAGGAAAAGATATCTATAAAATGGACCCCGTGACGGTTCGACGCAATATCGGAATGGTCTTTCAAAGGCCCAATCCTTTCCCGACCCTTTCCATTTTTGACAATGTGGCGGTGGGATTGCGGTTAAACGGCTACGCAAAGCGGTCCGTGATCACAGATCAAGTTGAAAAATCGCTGCGCATGGCGGCGCTCTGGGATGAAGTGAAGGATCGATTGCAGAAATCGAGTACCGGACTTTCAGGGGGGCAGCAGCAGCGACTGTGCATTGCGCGTGCGCTTGCGCTTGAGCCGGATGTGCTGCTGATGGATGAACCGGCGTCCGCGCTTGATCCGATCTCGACGCTGAGGATTGAGGAACTGATTGAGGAGATAAAACAGACCTACACGATCGTGATTGTGACACACAATATGCAGCAGGCTGCGCGTGTAGCAGATACGACCGCATTTTTCCTCTCAGGTGAGATGGTGGAACACGGACCGACAACACAAATTTTTACAACACCGCGCGATCAACGTACAGAAGACTATGTGACAGGTCGATTCGGTTAA
- a CDS encoding DUF3905 domain-containing protein, with product MTKEPKAPFRDTPLDTFDEHTDPSILSGDQYASDQDPGSTRAIYEKDIEDFQAQTMLGRFMHPEHDTSMRD from the coding sequence GTGACAAAGGAGCCTAAAGCGCCGTTTCGGGATACGCCACTTGACACGTTTGATGAGCACACCGATCCTAGCATTTTGTCAGGCGATCAATACGCGAGTGATCAGGATCCTGGTTCGACACGCGCGATTTACGAAAAAGACATTGAGGATTTTCAGGCACAGACCATGTTGGGACGTTTCATGCACCCAGAACACGATACATCCATGAGAGATTGA
- a CDS encoding CBS domain-containing protein, with protein MKVRDLMTSHVVTCATNATCEDAAKKMRTEKVGSIPVVEGSKLVGIITDRDIVVECVAQGKSCSETQVATVMTKNPITCTPEIDAHEAARIMAKEQIRRLPVIENGTLCGVCALGDLAVVDIHVNEAGEALSGISEQTQVH; from the coding sequence ATGAAGGTACGGGATTTAATGACATCCCATGTTGTGACGTGCGCAACAAACGCGACATGTGAAGATGCGGCAAAAAAAATGCGAACAGAAAAAGTTGGTTCGATCCCAGTGGTCGAAGGAAGCAAACTTGTCGGGATCATAACAGACCGCGATATCGTCGTGGAGTGTGTCGCACAAGGAAAGTCTTGCAGCGAGACCCAAGTTGCAACCGTCATGACGAAAAATCCAATTACTTGCACACCTGAAATAGACGCGCATGAGGCAGCACGCATCATGGCCAAGGAACAAATTCGCCGGCTCCCAGTCATCGAGAACGGCACACTCTGCGGGGTATGTGCTTTGGGCGATCTGGCTGTTGTCGATATTCACGTCAACGAAGCAGGAGAAGCCTTAAGCGGAATCTCTGAACAGACACAGGTTCACTAA
- a CDS encoding alpha/beta-type small acid-soluble spore protein yields MAQGQKSNTLLVKGASRALDQLKYEVAGELGIQTPQDGYWGTMTTRDTGAIGGHITRKLVALAEQQLAGR; encoded by the coding sequence GTGGCACAAGGACAAAAGTCCAACACGCTCTTAGTCAAAGGCGCTTCTCGCGCTCTCGATCAGTTGAAGTATGAGGTTGCAGGAGAGTTGGGTATCCAGACACCGCAAGACGGATACTGGGGTACAATGACGACTCGCGACACAGGCGCGATTGGTGGTCACATCACCCGCAAACTCGTCGCTCTTGCAGAACAGCAACTCGCTGGTCGGTAA
- a CDS encoding citrate/2-methylcitrate synthase has translation MSESHFSEGLEDVVAASSEICFIDGDEGRLVYRGYDIHDLVGGGSTFEEVIYLLWHGELPSAEQLQSFRLSLSSERALSQGAMEVLKTLPKTGNAMEMLRTLVSASGLFDPDDGDTSYDASVRMAVRLVSQLPTMVTAIERYKTGKPQIDPRKDLSLAGNFLYMLTGSEPDERDARALDIALILHADHELNASTFSARVTAATLSDLYSAITSAVGTLKGPLHGGANEQVMLMLKEIGDLKGAEAWITKALEEKRRIMGFGHRVYHTEDPRATHLRRMSQEMGERKGNTTYYEISRVVESVVREKKKLNPNVDFYSASMYYMMGIPIHLFTPVFAVSRISGWTAHVLEQYRHNRLIRPRADFIGIKRRDFVKLEDRR, from the coding sequence ATGTCTGAATCTCATTTTTCAGAGGGACTCGAAGATGTCGTGGCTGCATCCAGTGAAATATGCTTTATCGACGGGGATGAAGGCCGTCTCGTCTATCGCGGCTACGATATTCACGATCTGGTCGGCGGTGGCAGTACGTTTGAAGAAGTCATTTATTTGTTGTGGCACGGCGAACTTCCTTCAGCAGAGCAACTGCAATCTTTTCGTTTATCGCTTTCTTCCGAACGAGCGCTCAGTCAAGGCGCAATGGAAGTATTGAAAACGCTCCCCAAAACGGGAAATGCAATGGAAATGCTAAGGACGCTCGTTTCTGCCTCAGGACTTTTTGACCCGGATGATGGGGATACCTCTTATGACGCGAGTGTCCGGATGGCAGTTCGGCTCGTCTCGCAATTGCCAACGATGGTCACCGCGATTGAACGCTATAAGACAGGAAAACCGCAAATTGATCCGCGTAAGGATTTGAGTTTGGCAGGGAATTTTCTATACATGTTAACCGGGTCAGAACCAGACGAGAGGGACGCGCGAGCGCTTGATATCGCGCTGATTTTGCATGCGGATCACGAATTAAACGCAAGTACGTTCTCTGCGCGCGTAACGGCGGCGACCCTGTCGGATCTCTACTCTGCGATCACGTCCGCCGTCGGTACGTTAAAAGGCCCGCTTCACGGTGGCGCCAATGAGCAAGTCATGTTGATGTTAAAGGAAATCGGTGATTTGAAAGGCGCTGAAGCGTGGATCACAAAGGCGCTTGAAGAGAAAAGGCGCATCATGGGATTTGGCCATCGCGTATACCACACAGAGGATCCGCGCGCAACGCATCTTCGCCGCATGAGCCAGGAGATGGGCGAACGCAAAGGCAACACGACGTATTATGAGATCTCAAGAGTTGTGGAGTCGGTCGTTCGAGAGAAGAAAAAACTCAATCCCAATGTCGATTTTTACTCAGCGTCCATGTACTACATGATGGGCATTCCGATCCATCTTTTCACACCTGTATTTGCAGTCAGTCGAATCTCTGGCTGGACGGCGCATGTCTTGGAACAGTACCGCCACAATCGTTTGATTCGTCCGCGCGCCGATTTTATTGGAATCAAGCGCCGCGATTTCGTGAAGCTTGAGGATCGACGGTAG
- the lgt gene encoding prolipoprotein diacylglyceryl transferase, protein MHQYWFFIGSYPVRAYSTLFLLAFLLGLGVTVYIARVEGKKHLVDHIMNLAPLLFIGGLIGSRIWQVFFFDWAYYSVHPGQIIAIWHGGLSIQGGIVGSLLVAIWYLRRHKLSFWELGDLFAPGIILGQSIGRDANLMNGDAFGSPTGGNFGLLYPVGTLARATYGNRPLWPAEVWEGQGDVIIFALLLIMKQRKWPRGVIFLTENLLYNLERFLLEMLRGDSPRFLFHWDAAQWTSVPVIVICAILIPYLYREQKKRDAKDQLESLV, encoded by the coding sequence ATGCATCAATATTGGTTTTTTATCGGTTCCTACCCAGTTCGCGCATACAGCACCCTCTTTTTGCTCGCTTTTCTGCTCGGTCTTGGTGTGACAGTTTACATCGCCCGCGTTGAGGGAAAAAAACATCTCGTCGATCACATTATGAACCTGGCCCCCCTGTTATTCATCGGTGGACTGATCGGTTCGCGGATCTGGCAAGTCTTTTTCTTCGATTGGGCGTATTATAGCGTCCATCCCGGACAGATCATCGCCATCTGGCATGGAGGGCTCTCGATTCAGGGCGGGATCGTCGGAAGCCTGTTGGTGGCGATTTGGTATTTGCGGCGGCACAAGCTTTCTTTCTGGGAACTCGGCGATTTGTTTGCGCCAGGTATCATCTTGGGGCAAAGCATCGGACGCGACGCCAACCTGATGAATGGCGACGCGTTTGGCTCACCGACAGGTGGAAACTTTGGGCTGCTCTATCCTGTCGGCACACTTGCACGCGCCACATACGGAAATCGTCCACTATGGCCCGCTGAAGTGTGGGAGGGGCAAGGCGACGTCATCATCTTTGCCCTCCTGCTGATCATGAAACAGCGAAAATGGCCGCGCGGCGTCATCTTTCTCACAGAAAACTTGCTATACAATCTCGAGCGTTTTTTGTTAGAAATGCTTCGCGGAGACAGCCCGCGCTTTTTGTTTCACTGGGACGCCGCGCAGTGGACCAGCGTGCCAGTCATTGTGATCTGCGCCATTCTCATTCCGTATCTCTATAGAGAACAAAAAAAGCGCGATGCAAAAGATCAACTGGAATCCCTTGTCTAA
- a CDS encoding C40 family peptidase yields the protein MYIRFLREDYDPATGVLTISALPIRRSITEEFAEELGETSEDIGDSDEPDGILNYVTAKHGHHVNLRKIQLVVGSALLLSIPLFAQGATFAPNASAAVFSAGTLTVSHAVYLRAEPRLYGQDRLTLLSPGTTLTVINRPNASWFHVRTPDGKTGYVVSHPYYVEAHYGPSQKTVTAQHGAAPGTVATGTVGSAAANSSNYTAPAQTTTLSTLPTLPLGVHLDPNITPLAPIHATYEQKFQAVLTVAQDKLGTPYIWGHNEDRGQYGFDCSNFTEYVYHHALGYLMSTSSRVQATSVGDPVPIGDMQPGDLLIFNNGGHVGIYIGNGQMIQEGGGLGKVGYLRVSPGSYWYNHLTAVKRMF from the coding sequence ATGTACATTCGATTTCTTCGGGAGGACTATGACCCTGCCACAGGTGTTCTGACCATCTCGGCGCTTCCCATTCGCCGCTCTATCACCGAAGAGTTTGCAGAAGAACTCGGAGAAACATCGGAAGATATCGGCGACAGCGATGAACCGGATGGCATTCTAAACTATGTGACCGCAAAGCATGGACATCATGTCAACCTGCGAAAAATTCAACTTGTTGTAGGATCTGCGCTTCTTCTTTCAATTCCGCTCTTTGCCCAGGGCGCCACGTTCGCGCCAAACGCGTCGGCTGCCGTCTTTAGCGCAGGGACACTGACCGTATCCCACGCTGTTTATCTGCGGGCCGAGCCGCGCCTCTACGGCCAGGATCGCCTGACACTGCTCAGTCCAGGCACAACCCTCACTGTGATCAATCGGCCAAATGCGTCGTGGTTTCACGTTCGCACACCGGATGGGAAGACAGGTTATGTCGTATCCCATCCCTACTACGTCGAGGCACACTATGGCCCATCCCAGAAGACGGTCACTGCGCAGCATGGCGCGGCGCCTGGAACTGTCGCAACAGGTACGGTGGGGAGCGCGGCTGCGAATTCTTCGAATTACACAGCACCCGCACAAACCACGACACTCAGCACATTGCCAACGCTCCCGCTCGGTGTTCATCTTGACCCTAACATCACGCCACTGGCGCCGATTCACGCGACGTATGAGCAAAAATTTCAGGCCGTTTTAACGGTTGCACAAGACAAGCTTGGCACTCCATACATTTGGGGTCACAATGAGGATCGCGGGCAATATGGGTTTGACTGCTCAAATTTCACGGAATACGTGTATCATCACGCACTCGGTTATCTTATGTCGACATCCAGCCGCGTGCAGGCTACATCCGTGGGCGATCCCGTTCCGATTGGCGATATGCAGCCAGGCGATTTATTGATTTTTAACAACGGGGGACATGTCGGGATTTATATTGGAAACGGACAAATGATTCAAGAAGGCGGCGGTCTTGGAAAAGTTGGCTACTTGCGCGTAAGCCCAGGATCCTATTGGTATAATCACCTTACCGCCGTAAAACGCATGTTTTAA
- the rnz gene encoding ribonuclease Z — MELYFLGTGAGVPSAERNVSALALRLEKPNETWLFDCGEATQHQLLKSPLSPVKIRRIFITHLHGDHVFGLPGLLSSRSLQGDPSHRVTLYGPSGIECFLRDALRHSSTHVRYGFDVVEFDPISPQTAHLYEDDHVTVSYAPLLHGIPTVGFLIQEKDQPGALDAEKLRALGVAPGPQYGELKRGIAITLEDGRTLKPDDFRKPPTPGRRVVILGDTAPCSEAVTLAQNADVLVHESTFSARDASHAHRHHHSTTRDAAQTARDANVRRLILTHISPRYHERANNPADLPIQLLQEAKAIFANTDLAHDHFHITIPKPMSCSIVGDALDKTGKIPDM; from the coding sequence ATGGAACTGTACTTTTTGGGAACCGGTGCCGGTGTCCCATCTGCCGAGCGAAATGTCAGCGCGCTGGCGCTTCGTTTGGAAAAACCCAACGAGACATGGCTTTTTGACTGTGGTGAGGCCACCCAACACCAACTATTAAAAAGTCCGCTCAGTCCCGTGAAAATTCGCAGGATCTTCATCACGCACCTTCACGGCGACCACGTTTTTGGACTGCCAGGGCTGCTATCCAGCCGCTCACTACAAGGCGATCCATCCCATCGTGTCACACTCTATGGTCCAAGCGGAATTGAATGTTTTTTGCGTGATGCGCTTCGCCACTCCTCGACACATGTACGATACGGGTTTGATGTCGTTGAATTTGATCCCATCTCACCTCAAACTGCGCATCTTTATGAAGATGATCACGTCACAGTCTCATACGCCCCCCTGTTGCATGGCATACCAACCGTTGGCTTTCTCATTCAGGAAAAGGATCAGCCCGGTGCGCTTGACGCAGAAAAACTGCGCGCTCTTGGCGTCGCACCGGGCCCACAGTACGGTGAACTAAAGCGCGGGATAGCAATTACACTAGAGGATGGCCGAACGCTGAAACCGGATGACTTTCGAAAACCGCCGACCCCCGGACGGCGCGTGGTCATTCTCGGCGACACCGCACCGTGCAGCGAGGCGGTAACACTTGCGCAAAACGCTGACGTTCTCGTTCATGAAAGCACATTTTCTGCAAGAGACGCTTCTCACGCCCATCGGCACCATCACTCCACCACACGCGACGCCGCGCAAACAGCGCGCGACGCAAATGTGCGGCGACTGATTCTGACGCACATCAGTCCACGCTATCACGAGCGTGCAAATAACCCGGCCGATCTGCCCATACAATTATTGCAGGAGGCAAAAGCAATCTTTGCAAACACCGATCTCGCCCATGACCACTTCCATATCACGATCCCAAAACCCATGTCATGCTCGATCGTTGGTGACGCGCTTGATAAAACGGGCAAAATCCCCGATATGTGA